In Acidimicrobiia bacterium, the genomic stretch AGCAGCGCGGCGCGCTCGTCGGCGCCGAGGGTCCGCAGCGCGTCCGCCGCTTCGTCGGGCTCCATGGCGGCGACGAGCATCGCGGCCTGCTCGGGCGGTGCCTCGCGCAGCAGCGCTTCGAGCTCGCCCGGCTCCATCTCCTCGAGCGCGTCCGCGGCGGTCTCGGGCTCGAGCGAGCCGAGCAGCTCGTGGCGTTCGTCGCGCCCGAGGTCCTCGAGGAGATCGGCGAGCTCGCTCGGGCGCAGCTCGCGCAGGCCCGCGTGCGGCACGCGCAGCTGCACGTCGGCCTCGGGGTCGCTGAACGGTTGGATGGAGGCCCAGTCGATGACGCGCTCGGGCGTCGGTCGTGTGCGCCAGCGCGCGGGTCCGAGGCGGCGCAGCAGTGACGACACGCTCACGTCGACGCCGACGAGCAGGATGCGTCCGAGGACGGGCGCCAGGTACAGGTCCGCGGCGCGGATCACCTGCACGCCGTCGACGTCGACGAGCTGGTGGTCGAGGACGTCCTTGGCCAGGGTCACCTCGCCGGATCGCCGGCGGAAGTCCTGGAGGTCGAGGCGCGCCGATCGCAGGGTGACGGCTTTCGCCGCGATGGTCTCGATCTGCGCGGCGGGAACGAACGCGAGCCGGCGCGCGACGCGCACGACGAGCCCCGTGACCGGCGGGTAGTGAACGGCGCCGTCCCATCGCGCGACCACGTCGACGAGCCGGCCGAGCTCAGCGCTCTCGCCGTGGCGGACGGGGCTGCCGATCAGCCCCGCGAGCGAGACGAGCGACTCGCGGACCGCGCGGCGCGCCAGGAGCCGTTCCGAACGGGCGCGGCGCCGGCGACGCAGCGCGTCGGCCGGTGACGGCGGTCGTCGCACCACGGTCGCACCTCCTCGCGCGCGTCGGATCGGGGCCGGGGACGCAGGCGCGTCCGGCCGGTGCGACAACCATTGTGGTCGGGAGTGAGAGCGGGATGAGGGTTCACGCGAGGTAGTAGCCCCGGGCGAGCATCGCGGACACCACGAGAAGGCCGGTCGCGCTCGCGACGACGACCGCCGCGCCCGCCGTCCGGTTGCACCTCGCGAGTGCCACTCCCCCGACCGC encodes the following:
- a CDS encoding CBS domain-containing protein, whose amino-acid sequence is MVRRPPSPADALRRRRRARSERLLARRAVRESLVSLAGLIGSPVRHGESAELGRLVDVVARWDGAVHYPPVTGLVVRVARRLAFVPAAQIETIAAKAVTLRSARLDLQDFRRRSGEVTLAKDVLDHQLVDVDGVQVIRAADLYLAPVLGRILLVGVDVSVSSLLRRLGPARWRTRPTPERVIDWASIQPFSDPEADVQLRVPHAGLRELRPSELADLLEDLGRDERHELLGSLEPETAADALEEMEPGELEALLREAPPEQAAMLVAAMEPDEAADALRTLGADERAALLLRMPRETSRHLAELLEYPVGTAGGIMTTHVVCVPASDTIASVKRALADMREHRSDIDAVAVVDGDGYLLDDVTLFDVLLAPDDRHVGQLVGEPRCAVVEPDMPIDELADRLIDARRSSLVVVDHDKPVGRILADDVIDALVPGRGRFRFPRLLQ